actggaattttatttaaaatttgccggacatttatacctttttcagcataggcatgcgcacaccagtcgcaaaaacatctgcaaatcagcaacattataatctttcatccaaaaaatgttttttgttttcccgacaaggcaagagaggggggcttacacatttatctccttcctttcttatGTGAAAAGCCTctattatttccctttccctcttaccttttcctttccctatgaatttcgtcttttcaaatatgggggtgcagtgacacttgttacagtgtgcagctaaatgactcccacaGCCATTCCTTAGgttactgctgtgctgacgagctctttcattgaagcactgtcccgatTGACCTGTATACGATTTGGTGCAGGATCATGGTGCCATCATCACCTACGACACTAGCGCCCTGACTCCAAAAGCGCCTCACCAAAGTGGAGAAGACGCTCCGGGCAAATTTCACGCCCCCACAGGATCACGCGCGCCAGGAGAAGCGTAACCAAGGCAAGGTGATGGACTGTGCTGCCGAAGACCCCAGCAGCTCCCACTTCGTGCACTCTGTCCACTTCAGCCGGTTATGCGACTGGAGCTTTGTGTACAGGGCACGCCTCAACCTACTTCGCCTGAGCGTAGCCAGGCCATGGGCACGTGCCTCGGACCAGCGCTGCAGGGTGGGCGGGTACGCGGAGGAAACCCATCCGCATGCCCTGTGTCACTGCATGAGCCGCAGCTCTGCATACACTAGCCGCCACAACAAAATTGTTGACCAGGTGAAGACTACCCCTGCGAAGAAATTCATGGTGGCTCACGAGAAGCAGCCCGTCGGTGAGACGACACCCCACCCCGTTCTGGCCCTTGCCACGGGAGGAGAGGCGATCATCATCGAGGTGACCTGTACTTTAAAGAACCGACTCGAAGCTCTGGAGGCAGCTCGACAAGCAAATGTGTACAAATACAAACCCATCCGGGAGTACCTCGTATGCCGTTACCAGCGAGTGAGCATCGAGGCGATCGTCATCGGCGCGCTCGATTCCTGGGACCCAGTTAATGACCGACTCCTGATATGACTGTGCAGCAGGAGCTACCTCCGTCTCTTCAAGTAGCTCGCAACCACCGAAACCGTAGCCGTTTCACGAGAAGTCTACTCTACACAACGTGGAACCCATATAAGGGTGCCCAATAGTTTTCGACTGCCACGGCGGGACAAGACTTCAAAGAACAAACAGAAATATAAacagaaacacgcacacacaggctTGTCTCGAAAGAAAGAATATTACTAATAAGACAAAGGGCTGTTTTCATCACGTGAAGAATGGGAAAATATCTGTTTGATTGTACCTACCGGTtcggaaagggggagggggggggggggggcttgcctTGCTTAAAAGCCACTGCAACAgtcatctggttgacctctctgcctttcctctcatGGCCATATCTCTCTCTCACTCCAACTGCAAGGAAATGTTCGACCGTGTAAAAAGCCCAGTTGCAGTTACTTTGGACATGCAGTAGCCTCTGTGCAAAATGTTACGCTTGAAATTCAGGTCAATGGTGCACAATGAGCTCACAAAAATTGGTGTTTTTCATACCCAAACTGAAAAATAACGCCGCCATTATCCCCAGGCCGAAGTGACGTACAGTGAagaatgtggagaaccagcgTCCGTGCTGTGTGCTTCATCAGAAGACCATGGGTTTACTTGTAGTCTGTTCCGGTGCATCAGCGAACAGGTCCCGTACGCCTGCTAGCCACAGAGTTAGTGTACTTTGTCAGCTGCTTCGTGCGCTGTGACGACGCCGTTACGCGCCAACGATTTTCTCTGAATTCGAAGTATTCTCCGAGTCCCACCTGTTTTCTCTATCTGATTGTCTATGTTCAACAGCAGGGCCTCGATGCGTTCTGCCTCCGCTAGAAAAAGAGCGCATTGAGGTAATTAATCTAAATGTGCGGTATAGTCCGGCTTAATGTGGAAGCGATCTATGCGTGACGCAGTTACGCTACATTCGCGAAAATTCAATGTCCTACAGTCTATTGTAGTTGGCGCGGAGATCGAACGTACCCTATCACACGCCGGAGCAgctgtcatcatcgtcatcatcatcagcctggttacgcccactgcagggcaaaggcctctcccatacttcgccaacaaccccggtcatgtactaattgtggccttgccgtgcctgcaaacttctgaatctcatccacccacctaactttctgccgccccctgctacgcttcccttcccttgggatccagtccgtaacccttaatgaccatcggttatcttccctcctcattacatgtcctgcccatgcccatttatttttcttgatttcaactaagatgtcattaactcgcgtttgttccctcacccaatctgctcttttcttatcccttaacgttacacctatcattcttctttccatagctcgttgcgtcgtcctcaatttgagtagaaccctttcgtaagcctccaggtttctgccccgtaggtgagtactggtaagacacagctattatatacttttctcttgagggataatggcaacttgctattcattatctcagaatgcctgccaaatgcaccccagcccattcttattcttctgattatttccgtctcatgatccggatccgccgtcactacctgccctaagtagatgtattcccttacgacttccagtgtcccgctgcctattgtaaattgctgttctcttccgagactgttaagcattactttagttttctgcagattaatttttagacccactcttctgctttgcctctccaggtcagtgagcatgcattgtaattggtcccctgagttactaagcaaggcaatatcatcagcgaatcgcaagtttctaaggtattctccattaacttttatccccaattcttcccaatccaggtctctgaatacctcctgtaaacacgctgtgaatagcattggagatatcgtatctccctgcctgacgcctttctttattgggattttgttgcttgctttatggaggactacggtggctgtggagccgctatagatatctttcagtagttttacatacggctcgtctacaccctgattccgtaatgcctccatgactgctgaggtttcgacagaatcaaacactttctcgtaatcaatgaaagcgatatataagggttggttatattcctcacatttctctatcgcctgattgatagtttgaatatgatctattgttgagtagcctttacggaatcctgcctggtcctttgcttgacagaaatctaaggtgtttttgattctatttgcgattaccttagtaaatagtttgtaggcaactgacagcaagctgatcggtctataatttttcaagtctttggcgtcccctttgttatggattaggattatgttagcgttcttccaagattccggtacgctcgaggtcataaggcattgcgtatacagggtattCGTATACATTGCGtattctctagaacaatttgtccaccatccttcaacaaatctgctgttacctgatcctccccagctgccttccccctttgcatatctcccaaggctttctttacttcttccggcgttacctttgggatttcgaattcgtctagactattttctcttccatgatcgtcgtggttgccactggtactgtataaatctctatagaactcctcagccacttgaactatctcatccatattagtaatgatattgccgattttgtctcttaacgtatacatctgattcttgccaattcctagtttcttcttcactgtttttaggcttcctccgttcctccgGAGCAGCTGTAACAGCGTACAACGCGCGCTAGCTTCATTGGCCAGGAGCATGCTGTTTGGGTTCAATGAAACGAGCGTATCGCGTTTGCGCTTTCTACAAACAAAGAAGCACTCTCTTGCCGCGCACTTGTCCGCTAGCGCTGGGGCAACGACTTATTGCCGCGCTGCTTCGGGTCAAGTTAAAGAGCAGGGTAAAATTTTACCAAAGCTAGCGTCTAGGGCATGGTGTATACAACTCCACCAGCCACTGCCTAGCACGAGGGAGGGCCGGACTTGTCGACCGATTTAGGAAGCCCGCATGCAAGCAAAAGCACTGTTTTCAAGTAGGCTCCCTATACTGATCTATACTGATCAGATAAGTACTGCCATCTGTACTAAAGGGTGATAAGTAGCTTAGACTTGGCACGCCCGGTCTAGAGGGGCTCGGTGCTAAGTGCGCCTAAACAAACGGCCAGACAGGGCGGACTTTGGCAGTGATACAGTTTCGCATATTTGGCTCTGGCGGCATTGCATTCGTGCTTGGCTTGCCACAACATATACAACATGGCTGCCACGTCGCGTTCCCCTTCATGACAAATGCAGCTTGCGGTTCCTCCTTGCTTCTAGTGCTGTGTCAGAAAAGATTTCTTTTGTCTATTTCGACGCGTCCGATCCAGAGACGCACGACATATCTTCTAGACGATGCACTAGCAGAAACGTTCGCTCAATCATATTTCCTTTTAATAAGACTTATCCTTAAACGCTACCTTTGGTTTGCGTGTGCCATCGCGGCATATAGTATTTATAGTCAACTAGAGAAAGCGTTTGTCAAGCAGATCTTGATGGGTAAGTGGCGGTGCTGTTCTAATGTAGCCTGTGTAGCTGCGTCAACTACAGCTTAGATGCTTTGTGCACGTTGACTGGTACGTGTCGCATTTGACTGTTGCGCCATGGTCCACGCTTTCGCACTAAAATCCGCAACAGGTAAGGTGTGCTCGCCCTTCGTCTATTCAGCGTTGTGTACTGCACAGCCATTGCTCGTGTTCGAGTACGCATTCGAGCACCCGACGGCCACGCAATGCATCGGCATTCTTGCAACAACACAAATCACGAGCGCAACAAGCAGAACGCACTTGAAGACAGACGCCCGTCGGGTCACATATGATTCGCCCGCTATGCGCTTGGCTACATAGGCGCGACATAGCATAACAAAGGGCTCCACACTTCCGGACGGCTCTTCAACATTAGCTACAACCGCATCAATATCGCTTTGCCTTTAGGTGCACGCGTCCTCTGCGTAGGCGGTAATTAATAGCTGCTAATAACAAAAATAGGCAGTTACGAACCTTGCGGCTTTTCTAGGATTACTTTGAGGGTTTACGCTCGGCATTTATATCAATTTCGCCCAAGTCAaacttcgttgcagttggcctctaGATGTGATaccccttttctttatttttcttctcgcttGCAAACATAACTTAGTAGCCTTTCTTCGAAGCATTCTTTTGCATACCGTTACTTCTAGTGCACCCTTAATTTTTGTTTCGGTGCCGCAGCGATTTCTGCCTTGCTCTCAAACTACCTCcttcttcttttcattttcctttccaCTGCGTGGCATTCGCGCCGCGGTATATGCTTtacttttcattttcatttctttactatGTGCGCGCAATTTTGCATGCAATAAACTTGCTGTTTCGCTGTGAACTGCAGTTACTTGTAGTTACGAACACGCTTGTTTATCTTGTCTTTTTCAGTGCTACTCTTTttattccttcctttctttcccgcTGTCTCTTTATGCCAACCCCGGTGCTATGGCGCCATTTTCAAGCTCCCCGGAGGTCAGGGCACGCAGCCGGGTCCACGTTCGCTCACCGCCTGCTAGCCCGTCGCAAGCTGATATCATCCACACAAGCCCTGCATCGCAGCCGATGCCCCACGACCAGGAATTTATACTCTTTTGTTGCTCTCGGCATCAGCTACAGATGTGCATTAGAAGACTGCTCAATCAGCTACTCACCGGCTGTCCTGACATCCCGACCGCAGTATATTAAGCGGCACCTCGTGCAACAGTATCGCAATAAGAACCTTACGGCTACACATCTCTGCACTCTTTGCAGAGAAATCCTGAGAAACCAGCCGACGTCTCAGGGATGCCTCACTGACGTCCAGCACGATGTAACCGCGCGGATTCAACAGCCACACAAGTGCACTTAATGCCGGTCTTCCTTAGCTTCTAGGAAAGGACTTAGCAACCACCTTCTGGTACACAGGAGAAGAGCGGCAGCATGGCAAGCCTCGTCCGAAAATTGACCGGCTTCGCCCACGGCCAGGGACAATATTAACATTGACTCCCCCCGTTTCAGGCACGACAGTGACACCGGTGCCCTCGAATGACGTGGCAGCACCTTGACTATGACCCCTACGACTGCTACACCGGCGGCACCAGCAACACCCGCGGCAGCAAAAGCGGAAGCCTACCTCATTAGTGCAGCCCTGTTGGAGCCAGAAGCAGAAGAATCCAAGCCACTAGACACGACAGCAAGGAGCAGCCGTAGCGGCTCAGCATCTCCTACGAAACTACAATTTTTTCCTAGGGTCATACACACGTGTGGAACAAGCGTTTAAACACCACCAATGCTTCAGAGGATGAGCCAACTGACCAAGTTTCCCGTTCAGGACCGATCGACGACGCGTGCTTGCTGGCTGAGCACACGAGGGAGCTGTGGGACCTTCTTCGGGAACCTTTTTCTGCTGAGTGTTGGTTTGGTTGTCTGTCCATTCTGAACGATGCCACTTCGGAAGTTGCCAAAAAAGCAAAAGTTCTAGCGGCACCCGCTACTGGCAAACCATGGCACCCGACCAAGCCGGACAATGCTCAGCAGATTCAGAGTACGTAGCGTCGCAAACGCAGTCGCGCCGTTCGCATCATCGTGCAAGGCGAGTCAAAGCAGTGCTCGATCGCCCTCAATAAGCTGGAGGTACGCTTCGTAGCATGGGCAGCCAGGAAAGCGAGACTACATCACCCCTGCGTCTAGCCAAATTCACTGACGGAGAAGTGGCTGCGCCCCTTTGCAGATGTGAAAACACAGCTTCCGGCAGTGACCACATTACGCGCCAGCGCTGACGCTGATCTGACCCTGATGCCTTTTTCTTACAGCAGTGTTTACTGCCTACCTCAGGGACCAGCCCATGCTCCCTGCCTGGAAGAGGATAAGGACGATCCTCATCAAGAAGGGTGAACCTCAGGACGTAACGAACTGGAAACCCATCGCCCTTGGATGCATAATGTCCATGCTGTAGAGAGGTTTCCTCGCATCACATAGGCATTAGGGGTTGTGCGACCAAGAATTGCTCTCACGGTGTCAAAAGGGGCTCCCGTCGCACGACGGCATGTTGGAACACAACTTCGTGCTGTCGGAGCGTCTGGACACAGCGTTAGCAGGTGGTGGGGAGCTTTGCATGGCGTTCCTCGACTTTGCCAAATCCTTTGGCTTGGTGCCACACAACGCTCTCGTTGACGCACTTAGCCGATCAGGGGCCGGAGAGGACGCAATTCTGCTCCACTTTTGCAGACCTCTACCGCGACAACAAATTTTGCATCGTGGCCGAGGCTAGCATGATCGCACCGATCGAGATCTCAGCTGAGATTCGCCAGGGGTAcccactgagcggcttgttgctTAACCTGGTGGTTGACCCCGTCGTGCAGGCAGTTCGGTGGCCGAGAAGCAGCAGAATGAGCTTGTCTACGCCGACGATCTGACGACACTGGCGGACGAACCAGGTAAACTCCAGAGCCGCATGAATGAAGTGGCGAAGTTGGCCTGTTGGTAGGGACTTCAGCTCAACCCAGGGAAATGCAAAAGTCTTAACCTCTCTGTAAAATCCCCCGTAGGCACCCTAACGAAGCAATTTGTGCTAAATGGGGAGACAATTCTCTCCACACGGTACTACGAAGGGCACAAATTCCAAGTGTGCTGTGTCGGCTTCGCTGTGTTGTCAGACAGCAGCACGATCAATGACCCGATCGACGTCGGACGCAACTTGCTATACCCCATGCTAGTCCTTTGGACAAGGATTTATGCGGTCAAAACCTTGGTCTTTCCCGCCTTCAGATCTCCTATGTGTTACGCGCTTGTGGGGAAAGCAGAGTAGGCACGCTTCGATGACGCCCTCCAGTCGCTAATCAAAAGGGCACTTTTTCTACCAGCAAACGCGACAAGCTAATATTTTTATGGCAGTTCCGCGGCTGGATCAGCAGGCATACCTCTTGCCGCTGAGTCCAACGACATCTGCCGCAGTCACAAAACTTTGAAGCTCTCTTGACCTCAGCGTCTCCTCGAAGTCTGGGAGATGGCGGTGCAAGCGTTAACAAAATCACTTCTAAACGTCGTTGTGGGTCCGCAAGACCGTCAAATCTCGCAGGATACCTGAGTGGAGGGACAGAGGGTGACGTCCGAACTCGAGCAAGATGGCTGCAGTCGGTATGAACCGAAGCATGGAAGGCCTCCCGCCGTCTGGCTGTCTCTTGGCAGATGCAGAATCATTGTGCCATCATCACCTGCGGCAAGCACACTCGAACTTCAAAGAACCGCCCCAAAGTGGTCAGAACGTTGCAGGCTAACATGAAGCGTGAACGAGCAGGTCACACCCTCAACGAGAAAGCTAACCAAAAAAATGTGATGGACTGTGCCACCGCAGACCGTAGCAGCTCCCACTTCATGTGTTCTGTCTGCTTAACCCGGTTCTGCGACTGGCGATTCGCGCACAGGGCGCGCCTCAACCTACTGCCCCTGAACGCAGCCACGCCCTGGGCCCGTCCCTCGTACCAGCGCTATAGGGTAAGCGGGTGCGCGCAGGAAACCCTGCGGCATGTAACTCTGCATACACCAGCCGCCACAACAAAATTGTTGACCGGGTAAGACTGCCATCGCGAATAAGATCACGGTGACTGAAGTCAACCGGCCCATCGGTGACACGATACTCCGCCCCGACCTGGTCTTTGAAAAGGGATAGAAGTCAATCATCATCGACGTGACTTGACCGCTTGAGAACCGACTCGAGGCTCTGGAGGCAGCTCGAGAAACGAAGGTGAAGTACAAACTCGTCCGGGAGTAGCTTTTGTGCCGCTACCAGCGATTCAGCATCGCGACAATCGTCGTCGTTGCTCTGCGATCCTGATACCCAGTTAACGAACGAGTCC
This Dermacentor albipictus isolate Rhodes 1998 colony chromosome 1, USDA_Dalb.pri_finalv2, whole genome shotgun sequence DNA region includes the following protein-coding sequences:
- the LOC135903070 gene encoding uncharacterized protein — protein: MEDHARQEKRNQGKVMDCAAEDPSSSHFVHSVHFSRLCDWSFVYRARLNLLRLSVARPWARASDQRCRVGGYAEETHPHALCHCMSRSSAYTSRHNKIVDQVKTTPAKKFMVAHEKQPVGETTPHPVLALATGGEAIIIEVTCTLKNRLEALEAARQANVYKYKPIREYLVCRYQRVSIEAIVIGALDSWDPVNDRLLI